One region of Drosophila subobscura isolate 14011-0131.10 chromosome J, UCBerk_Dsub_1.0, whole genome shotgun sequence genomic DNA includes:
- the LOC117895810 gene encoding pro-resilin, translating into MKRRRVIELVAVGTRFGGFRVAPWKMACACHTRLLGLIVGLGMIGVCSAVGYSYTRFEGPVAGPEHLVTVHNGRTDYVARPEYSFAYGVEDGKTRVLQNRKETRNGDEVRGVYSVVDPDGTLRVVKYTADDANGFQAEVITNGVKTLHGHGGDDAGGGAQGGAASVDEQVRHETPAETESEDEEGDQGKAYYKVHEDYDEGEGGAEEQENEGAEDHEEGGGDHQEYEGSSEEGYDEADAHSQQQESSEEY; encoded by the exons ATGAAGAGGCGACGCGTAATCGAGTTGGTGGCAGTGGGAACTCGTTTCGGTGGCTTCCGTGTTGCACCGTGGAAGATGGCATGCGCCTGCCACACGCGTCTGTTGGGGCTAATTGTGGGACTCGGCATGATTGGCGTGTGCTCGGCCGTTGGCTACTCGTATACGCGCTTCGAGGGTCCCGTGGCGGGGCCGGAGCATCTGGTGACGGTCCACAATGGACGCACCGACTATGTGGCACGGCCCGAGTACAGCTTCGCCTATGGCGTCGAAGATGGCAAGACGCGTGTGCTGCAGAATCGCAAAGAGACGCGCAACGGGGACGAGGTGCGCGGTGTCTACAG CGTAGTCGATCCTGATGGCACCCTGCGTGTGGTCAAATACACCGCAGACGATGCCAACGGCTTCCAGGCGGAGGTTATCACGAATGGTGTGAAAACGCTGCACGGCCATGGAGGCGATGATGCAGGAGGAGGTGCGCAAGGAGGTGCTGCATCGGTGGATGAACAGGTAAGGCATGAAACCCCTGCTGAAACGGAGTCAGAGGATGAAGAAGGAGATCAAGGCAAAGCCTACTACAAGGTGCACGAGGACTACGACGAGGGAGAAGGCGGtgcagaggagcaggagaacgAGGGAGCTGAAGACCATGAGGAGGGTGGCGGCGATCATCAGGAGTACGAgggcagcagcgaggagggCTACGACGAGGCCGATGCGCacagtcagcagcaggagagcagcgAAGAGTATTAA